From a single Arthrobacter sp. SLBN-112 genomic region:
- a CDS encoding type II toxin-antitoxin system RelE family toxin, giving the protein MSRYRIELRPSAFRALKKIHGEDRQRIQGAIALLGQGPRPPKAIALSGRPGYRIRVGDYRIIYTIQDDVLLVVVVTLGHRRDVYDK; this is encoded by the coding sequence ATGAGTCGTTACAGGATTGAGCTGCGCCCTTCCGCCTTTCGTGCACTCAAGAAGATCCATGGCGAGGATCGTCAACGGATTCAGGGGGCAATTGCGCTCCTTGGCCAAGGCCCGCGGCCGCCCAAGGCAATTGCTTTGAGCGGCCGTCCGGGTTACCGGATCCGAGTAGGCGATTATCGGATCATCTACACGATCCAGGACGACGTTTTGCTCGTGGTTGTTGTTACCTTAGGGCATCGACGCGACGTCTACGATAAGTAG
- a CDS encoding type II toxin-antitoxin system Phd/YefM family antitoxin: MSTINITDARSHLPELIEKAESEPVFIERRGHRAAVLVSPERYEQMLDAVEEVEDIAAFDAAMAEEGENIPWAQVKADLGWG; this comes from the coding sequence ATGTCGACCATCAACATCACGGACGCGCGCTCACACCTACCGGAGCTCATCGAGAAAGCTGAGTCTGAGCCGGTATTCATCGAGCGCCGCGGACATCGTGCAGCGGTTCTCGTATCCCCGGAGCGCTACGAGCAGATGCTTGATGCCGTGGAAGAAGTCGAGGACATTGCGGCGTTCGACGCAGCAATGGCGGAAGAAGGCGAGAACATTCCCTGGGCGCAGGTGAAGGCGGATCTGGGCTGGGGATGA
- a CDS encoding HNH endonuclease signature motif containing protein — protein sequence MGSEAVARAFEAIDAGIALLRAEAAESGCGLPPDADPLAAVSDGCLDILAAVARAEARLAALKAEVAARYADSARSAAPPDMPVQAQEMAIAAEVGCVLAIGDRAAGALLAQSYALNTSLPRTLAALQAGTLSWQHAKEMVHETATLSREAAGALEAHFLDADAPNPARGCPAGEMPAYRFRRKARTWRERHHPDSIEKRHAKGVQDRCLEYTPEQDGMARVSAYLPADQATAIWNRITAIARGLQGPDEDRTLTHLRADIFAAAALRRETGCTHCGNSTGIRGGTQAGPDAGATGLADIPTPRAEVLVTVPVFSLLGLTDEPAMLDGYGPVPASMARNLVANGADSFHRVLVDPRDGAPLEIGRTSYRLTKAMRNWLRMRDGKCPFPGCNNHSLDNEADHLLAWHHGGTTGISNLGQPCPRHHRLKHTSGWRPTPATKNEPPGWVSPSGRNYKSEHQDWEPPHWPRSMAAQAGEWPLPYPSMPTALGGTVDYFQVPPSAAEECLRAYLDAK from the coding sequence ATGGGAAGCGAAGCGGTGGCAAGGGCTTTTGAGGCGATCGACGCCGGAATTGCCTTGCTTCGCGCCGAGGCGGCTGAGTCAGGTTGCGGGTTGCCCCCGGACGCCGATCCGCTGGCCGCCGTTAGCGACGGCTGCTTGGACATCCTTGCCGCGGTTGCACGGGCCGAGGCCCGGCTGGCGGCATTAAAGGCCGAGGTTGCCGCCAGATACGCGGATTCTGCGCGGTCCGCGGCGCCTCCGGACATGCCGGTCCAAGCACAGGAAATGGCCATCGCCGCGGAGGTGGGTTGCGTACTGGCCATCGGCGACCGGGCCGCAGGCGCACTGCTGGCCCAGTCCTATGCCTTGAATACGTCCCTGCCGCGGACCTTGGCAGCACTGCAGGCGGGGACGCTTTCGTGGCAGCATGCCAAGGAGATGGTGCACGAGACCGCCACTCTTTCCCGCGAAGCAGCGGGTGCCCTGGAAGCCCACTTCCTCGACGCTGACGCGCCCAACCCTGCCCGCGGCTGCCCGGCCGGCGAGATGCCCGCCTACAGGTTCCGGCGGAAGGCCCGGACCTGGCGGGAGCGCCACCACCCGGACAGCATCGAAAAGCGCCATGCCAAGGGCGTGCAGGACAGGTGCCTGGAATACACCCCGGAGCAGGACGGCATGGCACGGGTGTCCGCCTATCTTCCCGCCGATCAGGCGACAGCGATCTGGAACCGCATTACCGCCATTGCCCGGGGTCTGCAGGGTCCCGACGAGGATCGGACGCTCACGCACCTGCGGGCAGACATATTTGCCGCGGCAGCCCTTCGACGCGAAACCGGCTGCACCCATTGCGGCAACAGCACGGGCATCCGCGGCGGGACTCAGGCTGGGCCGGATGCAGGGGCCACCGGTCTAGCTGATATCCCCACGCCTAGGGCGGAGGTCCTGGTCACGGTTCCGGTCTTCTCACTGCTGGGTCTGACCGACGAGCCAGCGATGCTGGACGGGTACGGACCCGTCCCGGCCTCCATGGCACGGAATCTCGTTGCCAACGGAGCGGATTCGTTCCACCGGGTGCTCGTGGACCCACGGGACGGGGCACCACTGGAAATCGGCCGCACCAGTTACCGGCTCACGAAGGCCATGCGGAACTGGCTACGGATGCGTGATGGCAAATGCCCGTTCCCCGGGTGCAACAACCACTCCCTGGACAACGAAGCCGACCACCTCTTGGCCTGGCATCACGGCGGAACCACCGGGATCAGCAACCTGGGACAGCCATGTCCCCGGCACCACAGACTCAAACACACCAGCGGCTGGAGACCAACGCCGGCAACAAAGAATGAGCCGCCCGGCTGGGTCTCACCATCAGGACGGAACTACAAAAGCGAACACCAGGACTGGGAACCGCCCCACTGGCCGCGTTCGATGGCCGCGCAAGCCGGAGAATGGCCACTGCCGTACCCATCTATGCCCACCGCTTTGGGTGGGACTGTGGACTATTTTCAGGTACCGCCATCTGCGGCAGAAGAATGCCTGCGCGCGTACCTCGATGCGAAATAG
- the nrdF gene encoding class 1b ribonucleoside-diphosphate reductase subunit beta → MTEKVKLLSHVEAINWNRIQDDKDVDVWNRLVNNFWLPEKVPLSNDVQSWNTLTPAEQQLTMRVFTGLTLLDTIQGTVGAVSLIPDALTPHEEAVYTNIAFMESVHAKSYSSIFSTLASTKEIDEAFRWSTENANLQKKAQIVMDYYQGDDPLKRKVASTLLESFLFYSGFYLPMYWSSRAKLTNTADLIRLIIRDEAVHGYYIGYKFQKGLEGLSEERKQEIKDYTFELLFELYENEVQYTHDLYDSVGLAEDVKKFLHYNANKALMNLGYEAMFPASVTDVNPAILSALSPNADENHDFFSGSGSSYVIGKAVNTEDEDWDF, encoded by the coding sequence ATGACGGAGAAGGTCAAGCTGCTGAGCCACGTCGAGGCCATTAACTGGAACCGGATCCAGGACGACAAGGACGTGGACGTCTGGAACCGCCTGGTCAACAACTTCTGGCTGCCGGAGAAGGTGCCGCTGTCCAATGACGTGCAGTCGTGGAACACGCTGACGCCCGCTGAGCAGCAGCTCACCATGCGTGTGTTCACCGGTCTGACGCTGCTGGATACGATCCAGGGCACCGTCGGCGCAGTTTCGCTCATCCCGGATGCCCTGACTCCGCATGAAGAAGCCGTCTACACCAACATCGCCTTCATGGAGTCTGTGCACGCCAAGAGCTACTCCTCCATCTTCTCCACGCTGGCCTCCACCAAGGAGATCGACGAGGCGTTCCGCTGGTCCACCGAGAACGCGAACCTTCAGAAGAAGGCGCAGATCGTTATGGACTACTACCAGGGCGATGACCCCCTGAAGCGCAAGGTGGCCTCCACCCTGCTGGAAAGCTTCCTGTTCTACTCGGGCTTCTACCTGCCCATGTACTGGTCCTCACGCGCCAAGCTGACGAACACGGCAGACCTGATCCGCCTGATCATCCGCGACGAGGCCGTGCACGGCTACTACATCGGCTACAAGTTCCAGAAGGGCCTGGAAGGTCTGTCCGAGGAGCGCAAGCAGGAGATCAAGGACTACACGTTCGAGTTGCTCTTCGAGCTGTACGAAAACGAAGTCCAGTACACGCACGATCTCTACGACTCCGTTGGCCTGGCCGAGGACGTCAAGAAGTTCCTGCACTACAACGCCAACAAGGCCCTGATGAACCTGGGCTACGAGGCCATGTTCCCGGCGTCCGTCACGGATGTGAACCCGGCAATCCTCTCGGCACTGTCCCCGAACGCTGACGAGAACCACGACTTCTTTAGTGGGTCCGGCTCTTCGTACGTGATCGGCAAGGCCGTTAACACCGAGGATGAGGACTGGGACTTCTAG
- the nrdE gene encoding class 1b ribonucleoside-diphosphate reductase subunit alpha, which produces MPAAYKGLGYHELNAMLNLYGPNGEIQFGADREAAHQYFLQHVNNNTVFFHDLEEKLEYLVKNDYYERETLDQYTMNFIRDLFNRAYKKKFRFETFLGAFKFYTSYTLKTFDGKRFLERYEDRVCMVALHLARGNEQLALQMVDEIIDGRFQPATPTFLNAGKKQRGELVSCFLLRIEDNMESIGRSINSALQLSKRGGGVAFALTNIREVGAPIKQIENQSSGVIPVMKLLEDSFSYANQLGARQGAGAVYLHAHHPDIYRFLDTKRENADEKIRIKTLSLGVVIPDITFELAKKDEDMYLFSPYDVERVYGMPFSDVSVTEKYYEMVDDSRIKKTKIKAREFFQTLAEIQFESGYPYIMFEDTVNRANPIDGKIIMSNLCSEILQVSQPTTYNDDLSYADTGKDISCNLGSLNIAKTMDSPDFGLTIETAIRSLSAVSDMSNITSVPSIAKGNDQSHAIGLGQMNLHGYLARERVHYGSEEGLDFTNIYFYSVVYHAVRASNLLAIETGQTFGGFEKSKYASGEFFDKYTEQEWVPQTEKVRELFKNVHIPTQADWLALKASVMEHGIYNQNLQAVPPTGSISYINNSTSSIHPVASKIEIRKEGKLGRVYYPAPYLTNDNLEYYQDAYEIGYEKVIDTYAAATQHVDQGLSLTLFFKDTATTRDINKAQIYAWKKGIKTIYYIRLRQLALEGTEVEGCVSCML; this is translated from the coding sequence ATGCCCGCCGCCTACAAGGGGCTGGGCTATCACGAGCTGAACGCCATGCTGAACCTCTATGGTCCCAACGGCGAAATCCAGTTCGGCGCCGACCGCGAGGCGGCCCACCAGTACTTCCTGCAGCACGTGAACAACAACACCGTGTTCTTCCATGACCTGGAAGAGAAGCTCGAATACCTGGTCAAGAATGACTACTACGAGCGCGAGACGCTGGACCAGTACACGATGAACTTCATCCGTGACCTGTTCAACCGCGCCTACAAGAAGAAGTTCCGCTTCGAGACTTTCCTGGGTGCGTTCAAGTTCTACACGTCCTACACGCTGAAGACGTTCGACGGCAAGCGCTTCCTGGAGCGCTACGAGGACCGCGTCTGCATGGTTGCCCTGCACCTGGCCCGCGGCAACGAGCAGCTTGCCCTGCAGATGGTGGACGAGATCATCGACGGCCGCTTCCAGCCGGCCACCCCCACGTTCCTGAACGCGGGCAAGAAGCAGCGCGGCGAGCTGGTCTCGTGCTTCCTGCTCCGGATCGAAGACAACATGGAGTCGATCGGACGCTCCATCAACTCCGCCCTGCAGCTGTCCAAGCGCGGCGGTGGCGTGGCCTTCGCGCTGACCAACATCCGCGAAGTGGGCGCGCCCATCAAGCAGATTGAGAACCAGTCCTCCGGCGTCATCCCCGTGATGAAGCTCCTCGAAGACAGCTTCTCCTACGCCAACCAGCTCGGTGCCCGCCAGGGTGCTGGCGCCGTGTACCTGCACGCGCACCACCCGGACATCTACCGGTTCCTGGACACCAAGCGGGAGAACGCGGACGAGAAGATCCGCATCAAGACCCTCTCGCTCGGCGTCGTCATCCCGGACATCACGTTCGAGCTGGCCAAGAAGGACGAGGACATGTACCTGTTCTCGCCCTACGACGTTGAACGCGTCTACGGCATGCCCTTCTCCGACGTCTCGGTCACCGAGAAGTACTACGAGATGGTGGACGATTCCCGGATCAAGAAGACCAAGATCAAGGCCCGCGAGTTCTTCCAGACCCTCGCGGAGATCCAGTTCGAGTCCGGCTACCCGTACATCATGTTCGAGGACACCGTGAACCGGGCCAACCCGATCGACGGCAAAATCATCATGTCCAACCTGTGCTCCGAGATCCTCCAGGTCTCCCAGCCCACCACTTACAACGATGACCTCTCCTACGCCGACACCGGCAAGGACATCTCCTGCAACCTGGGCTCGCTGAACATTGCCAAGACCATGGATTCGCCGGACTTCGGCCTGACCATCGAGACGGCCATCCGCTCGCTCTCGGCTGTGTCTGACATGTCCAACATCACCTCGGTGCCGTCCATCGCCAAGGGCAACGACCAGAGCCACGCCATTGGCCTGGGACAGATGAACCTGCACGGCTACCTGGCACGTGAACGGGTCCACTACGGCTCCGAAGAGGGCCTGGACTTCACCAACATCTACTTCTACTCGGTGGTGTACCACGCGGTCCGCGCCTCAAACCTGCTGGCCATCGAGACGGGCCAGACGTTCGGCGGCTTCGAGAAGTCCAAGTACGCGTCGGGCGAGTTCTTCGACAAGTACACGGAGCAGGAGTGGGTGCCACAGACCGAGAAGGTCCGCGAGCTGTTCAAGAACGTCCACATCCCCACCCAGGCTGACTGGCTGGCGCTGAAGGCTTCCGTCATGGAGCACGGCATCTACAACCAGAACCTGCAGGCCGTGCCGCCCACCGGCTCGATCTCCTACATCAACAACTCCACCTCATCGATCCACCCGGTGGCGTCCAAGATCGAGATTCGCAAGGAAGGCAAGCTGGGCCGCGTGTACTACCCGGCGCCGTACCTGACGAACGACAACCTGGAGTACTACCAGGACGCGTATGAGATCGGTTACGAGAAGGTCATCGACACCTACGCGGCTGCCACGCAGCACGTGGACCAGGGCCTGTCCCTGACCCTGTTCTTCAAGGACACCGCCACCACGCGCGACATCAACAAGGCCCAGATCTACGCCTGGAAAAAGGGCATCAAGACCATCTACTACATCCGTCTCCGCCAGCTCGCGCTGGAAGGGACTGAGGTGGAGGGTTGCGTTTCTTGTATGTTGTAG
- the nrdI gene encoding class Ib ribonucleoside-diphosphate reductase assembly flavoprotein NrdI, whose amino-acid sequence MEVSPPAGPQNEAAPVSTDSQLIYFSSSSENTSRFVAKLGREVARIPLYPKDAPLLATRPFVLVVPTYGGTGGEGSVPKQVIRFLNNPQNRKLLRGVIGAGNTNFGDNYCMAADIIAAKCQVPHLYRFELMGTPEDVTRVNQGLDTFWTRLSQTQK is encoded by the coding sequence GTGGAGGTGTCCCCGCCGGCCGGGCCGCAGAATGAGGCTGCACCGGTTTCCACCGACAGCCAGCTCATCTACTTTTCCTCCTCATCCGAGAACACCAGCCGCTTCGTCGCAAAGCTTGGCCGTGAGGTGGCCCGGATCCCGCTTTATCCAAAGGACGCACCCCTCCTCGCCACCCGGCCGTTCGTGCTGGTGGTGCCCACCTATGGTGGCACCGGGGGAGAGGGTTCGGTTCCCAAACAGGTCATCCGGTTCCTCAACAACCCGCAGAACAGGAAACTGCTCCGCGGTGTGATCGGTGCCGGCAACACAAACTTCGGGGACAACTACTGCATGGCCGCGGACATCATCGCCGCCAAATGCCAGGTACCCCACCTCTATCGATTCGAACTTATGGGAACGCCGGAAGACGTTACCCGGGTCAACCAAGGATTGGACACGTTTTGGACACGACTGTCGCAGACACAGAAGTAA
- the nrdH gene encoding glutaredoxin-like protein NrdH, translating to MTVTVYTKPACVQCNATYRALDKKGITYQSVDISQDAEALERLKALGYMQAPVVVTDQDHWSGFRPDKIEELALSAVSSVA from the coding sequence ATGACCGTAACGGTTTACACGAAGCCTGCTTGTGTTCAGTGCAACGCCACTTACCGCGCGCTCGACAAGAAGGGCATCACCTACCAGAGCGTTGACATCTCCCAGGACGCCGAGGCACTCGAGCGCCTGAAGGCACTGGGTTACATGCAGGCTCCCGTTGTGGTCACCGACCAGGACCACTGGTCCGGCTTCCGCCCCGACAAGATCGAGGAACTCGCGCTGTCGGCCGTTTCCTCCGTGGCCTAG
- a CDS encoding TspO/MBR family protein: MKLKTLAWTTAATAATAAAGGVATDPQSSWYLGLRKPEWQPPAIAFPVVWTALYADLAVTSAVALDGAAELDRADDSPGPVRKDHRREVRAYQGALTANLVLNALWSWFFWRSRRPWLAAAEAAVLAASSADLVRRTYRLDRAAGVSLAPYAAWCGFATALSTAIAGLNPAKR; encoded by the coding sequence ATGAAACTGAAGACACTGGCATGGACGACGGCGGCGACGGCCGCCACAGCCGCCGCGGGCGGTGTTGCCACGGATCCACAAAGCAGCTGGTACCTGGGGCTGCGCAAGCCGGAGTGGCAGCCGCCCGCCATCGCCTTCCCGGTGGTGTGGACAGCCTTGTATGCGGACCTTGCGGTGACGTCCGCGGTGGCACTGGACGGGGCTGCTGAACTGGATAGGGCTGACGACAGTCCCGGCCCCGTCAGGAAGGACCACCGCCGGGAGGTGCGTGCCTACCAAGGTGCACTGACCGCAAACCTTGTCCTCAATGCATTGTGGAGCTGGTTCTTCTGGCGCTCCCGCCGGCCCTGGCTGGCAGCAGCCGAGGCTGCGGTGCTGGCGGCCAGCAGTGCCGACCTGGTGCGCCGGACGTACCGGCTCGACCGTGCGGCAGGGGTATCGCTGGCTCCGTATGCAGCGTGGTGCGGCTTCGCCACTGCGTTGTCCACGGCAATCGCCGGCCTCAACCCGGCTAAACGCTGA
- a CDS encoding class I SAM-dependent methyltransferase codes for MTMTDDNGTTAGRLEEKAGGDSAGRVPEAWTSTGVPAAPATIDPDLWPGVAQPPSGLKAEVAGKAAGLLFKGAVKRLPLRVEYPDGSVLGTGGPEAPVMTMLRPDAFEARIGDNGLIGLGESFMAGDWEASDLAALLEIFAASVDTLIPMPLQKLRSLYLPRTPRQERNAEQNTRSNISRHYDLSNDLFFNFLDSTMSYSSALFPEKAGSLTAVAWDFLAEAQRAKIDRLLDKAGVGEGTRLLEIGTGWGELALRAAARGATVYSVTLSSEQQALAQERIEDAGYADRVTVALQDYRAVEGEYDAVVSVEMIEAVGYEYWPIYFQTIDRVLAPAGKVAIQAITMPHGRMLATRNAYTWVHKYIFPGGFLPSVRAIEGVTQQHTTLRVRERMGMGDHYAATLRLWEERFLSRSREVGELGFDAVFQRMWLFYLCYSRAGFQSGYLDVQQIVLDRREAQL; via the coding sequence ATGACCATGACGGACGATAACGGCACCACCGCAGGCCGTCTGGAAGAGAAGGCCGGCGGCGATTCCGCCGGACGCGTGCCCGAAGCCTGGACCTCAACCGGGGTACCGGCGGCGCCGGCCACCATCGATCCTGACCTGTGGCCCGGTGTTGCCCAGCCGCCGTCGGGCCTGAAGGCCGAGGTGGCCGGAAAGGCTGCCGGGCTGTTGTTCAAGGGCGCGGTCAAGCGGCTGCCGCTCCGCGTTGAATATCCGGACGGCTCGGTTTTGGGGACCGGCGGACCGGAAGCCCCCGTGATGACCATGCTGCGCCCCGACGCCTTTGAGGCGCGGATCGGCGACAACGGCCTGATCGGCCTGGGTGAGTCCTTCATGGCCGGCGACTGGGAAGCTTCGGACCTGGCCGCGCTGCTCGAAATCTTCGCCGCCTCCGTGGACACGCTGATCCCCATGCCGCTGCAGAAACTGCGCTCGCTGTACCTGCCCCGGACCCCCCGCCAGGAACGCAACGCCGAACAAAACACCCGCAGCAACATCTCCCGGCACTACGACCTGTCCAACGACCTGTTTTTCAATTTCCTGGACTCCACCATGAGCTACTCCTCCGCGCTGTTCCCGGAAAAGGCGGGGTCGCTCACCGCCGTGGCATGGGACTTCCTGGCCGAAGCCCAGCGGGCCAAGATCGACCGGTTGCTGGACAAAGCCGGCGTCGGTGAGGGGACGCGGCTGCTGGAAATCGGCACCGGCTGGGGCGAACTTGCCCTGCGTGCCGCGGCCCGCGGCGCCACCGTCTACAGCGTCACACTGTCCAGCGAACAGCAGGCGCTGGCGCAGGAACGCATCGAGGATGCCGGATACGCGGACCGGGTAACGGTGGCCCTGCAGGACTACCGTGCCGTGGAAGGCGAGTACGACGCCGTGGTGTCGGTGGAAATGATCGAGGCCGTCGGGTACGAATACTGGCCCATCTACTTCCAGACCATCGACCGCGTCCTGGCACCCGCCGGCAAGGTGGCCATCCAGGCCATCACCATGCCGCACGGGCGCATGCTGGCCACCCGCAACGCCTACACCTGGGTGCACAAGTACATCTTCCCCGGCGGTTTCCTGCCGTCTGTCCGCGCCATCGAGGGCGTGACCCAGCAGCACACCACCCTGCGGGTGCGGGAGCGCATGGGCATGGGCGACCACTATGCCGCCACCCTGCGGCTCTGGGAGGAACGGTTCCTGTCACGGTCCCGGGAAGTGGGGGAGCTCGGCTTCGACGCCGTCTTTCAGCGGATGTGGCTGTTCTACCTCTGCTACTCGCGCGCCGGCTTCCAATCCGGCTACCTGGACGTGCAGCAGATTGTGCTGGACCGCCGGGAGGCGCAGCTCTAG
- a CDS encoding DUF1365 domain-containing protein gives MTMDASIYRTSISHVRRSPLKNAFTYRSYSWFVDVDQLPRLPFLLRPLAVFRAADHLGDPDAGIRANVERYLRTQGVEPDGGPIHMLTSARVFGYVFNPLTLFWCYRSSGELQCVVAEVHNTYGERHCYLLRTDPSGRASVPKAFYVSPFNDVDGEYRMKLPAPGDRLAVSIILEREGHRPFVATMDGRRRPATRRNILAAAFATPAAPLLVSALIRVQGIKLWARCLPVVARPHHTSQEAVQ, from the coding sequence ATGACCATGGACGCCTCGATCTACCGCACATCGATTTCCCATGTGCGGCGCAGTCCCCTGAAGAATGCATTCACCTACCGGAGCTACAGCTGGTTTGTGGACGTGGACCAGCTTCCGCGCCTGCCGTTCCTGCTCCGGCCGCTGGCGGTTTTCCGCGCCGCGGACCACCTAGGAGATCCCGACGCCGGCATCCGGGCCAACGTGGAGCGGTACCTGCGGACGCAAGGCGTGGAGCCCGACGGCGGTCCCATCCACATGCTCACCAGTGCCAGGGTTTTTGGCTACGTCTTCAACCCGCTCACCCTGTTCTGGTGCTACCGCTCCAGCGGGGAACTGCAGTGCGTGGTGGCCGAGGTCCACAACACCTACGGGGAGCGGCACTGCTACCTGCTGCGGACCGATCCCTCCGGGCGCGCCTCGGTGCCCAAGGCGTTCTACGTTTCACCCTTCAACGACGTCGACGGCGAATACCGGATGAAGCTCCCGGCTCCGGGGGACCGGCTGGCCGTTTCCATCATCCTGGAGCGGGAGGGGCACCGGCCCTTCGTCGCCACCATGGACGGCCGACGCCGGCCTGCCACCAGGCGCAACATCCTGGCAGCGGCTTTCGCGACGCCTGCCGCGCCGCTGCTGGTATCCGCCCTGATCCGGGTACAGGGCATTAAACTCTGGGCAAGATGCCTGCCCGTCGTCGCCAGACCCCACCACACCTCACAGGAGGCAGTTCAATGA
- a CDS encoding NAD(P)/FAD-dependent oxidoreductase, with protein sequence MSLDPAGSPGARRRVAVIGSGVAGLTAAYVLNRQDDVTLFEADSRLGGHAHTHDMPQPDGSTMGVDTGFIVHNERTYPTLLRLFAELGVETQDSEMSMSIRCDGCGLEYAGARDGARGIIARPSSLLRGRYLLMLLEVTRFYRKAQELLRTAPPSAVSDEAETPELTLGAFLEREKFSPYFISHFMTPVVSAVWSCDPTTALAYPARYLFTFLGHHGMLGIKGSPQWRTVTGGSARYVEKLAATLADVRLNTPVTAIRRLPDGVELATDSGLEDFDAVVIATHPAQALGFLADANPEEKEALGGMPYSVNHTVFHRDPAVLPAADNAKASWNYRLPACDARLDKVLVSYDLTRLQRLSPADGKPYLVSLGESELIGDTAVLERMVYEHPQYTPESLQAQQAITALSNSRIAYAGAYLGWGFHEDGALSGVRAAEKLGRSWPVVRAEEPAGSFGEGERELLAPEPA encoded by the coding sequence TTGTCACTTGACCCAGCAGGAAGTCCAGGCGCCCGGCGCCGCGTTGCCGTGATCGGCAGTGGCGTGGCCGGATTGACGGCAGCCTACGTCTTGAACCGGCAGGACGATGTCACCCTGTTTGAGGCGGATTCGAGGCTGGGCGGCCATGCCCACACCCACGACATGCCACAGCCCGATGGCAGCACCATGGGGGTGGACACCGGGTTCATCGTGCACAACGAACGGACCTATCCCACGCTGCTGCGGTTGTTCGCCGAGCTTGGTGTCGAAACCCAGGACTCAGAGATGAGCATGTCCATCCGCTGCGACGGCTGCGGGCTGGAATACGCGGGGGCGCGGGACGGAGCCCGCGGCATCATCGCCAGGCCCTCCAGCCTGCTGCGCGGCCGCTACCTGCTGATGCTGCTGGAGGTCACCCGCTTTTACCGGAAGGCGCAGGAACTGCTCAGGACCGCGCCGCCGTCGGCCGTCAGCGACGAAGCGGAGACGCCGGAACTGACGCTTGGCGCATTCCTGGAACGGGAGAAGTTCAGCCCCTACTTCATCTCCCACTTCATGACCCCCGTGGTCAGCGCAGTCTGGTCCTGCGATCCCACCACCGCCCTGGCCTATCCCGCGCGGTACCTCTTCACGTTCCTGGGCCACCACGGCATGCTGGGCATTAAGGGCTCGCCGCAGTGGCGCACCGTCACCGGCGGCTCAGCCCGGTACGTCGAAAAGCTCGCTGCGACGCTGGCCGACGTCCGGCTCAACACACCCGTCACCGCCATCAGACGCCTGCCGGACGGCGTGGAGCTCGCAACGGACAGCGGGCTGGAAGACTTTGACGCCGTCGTCATTGCCACCCATCCTGCGCAGGCGCTCGGGTTCCTGGCCGACGCAAACCCTGAGGAGAAGGAGGCGCTGGGCGGGATGCCGTACTCGGTTAACCACACGGTGTTCCACCGGGACCCTGCAGTCCTGCCGGCCGCGGACAACGCCAAGGCGTCCTGGAACTACCGGCTCCCGGCCTGCGACGCCCGCCTGGACAAGGTCCTGGTGAGCTACGACCTGACCCGGCTGCAGCGGCTGAGCCCTGCGGATGGCAAGCCCTACTTGGTGAGCCTGGGGGAGTCGGAGCTGATCGGCGACACTGCAGTGCTGGAGCGCATGGTCTACGAACACCCGCAGTACACGCCCGAATCCCTCCAGGCCCAGCAGGCCATCACCGCGCTGAGCAACAGCCGGATCGCCTACGCCGGGGCGTACCTTGGCTGGGGATTCCACGAGGACGGTGCCCTCTCAGGTGTGCGCGCCGCGGAGAAACTTGGCCGCAGCTGGCCGGTGGTCCGCGCGGAGGAGCCCGCCGGGTCCTTCGGCGAGGGGGAGCGGGAACTGCTCGCCCCGGAACCTGCATGA